Proteins encoded by one window of Streptacidiphilus sp. PB12-B1b:
- a CDS encoding AMP-binding protein yields the protein MAPSTTAPRDSAAYRDFRAARDHLLRHRGDLEAARDFPRPSGEYFNWALDWCDVQAEDNHAVGLRVVDLDADGSLLGETALTFAELRERSDRTAGWLRAQGVARGDRVLLLLGNRVALWEVMLAAIKLGAVVIPASTLLSPHDLADRLDRGRVRHVIAESPLTPGFAGQEGDWSRIAVGEPVPGWLDYAEAAGFSADFTPNGPTRAEDPLLLYFTSGTTSRPKLVEHTHRSYPVGHLSTMYWIGLRPGDVHLNVSSPGWAKHAWSNFFAPWNAGAEILIVNQPRFSAGPLLDALVRCQVTSFCAPPTVWRMLLLEDLTRWQPPLRELVGAGEPLNPEVVQRIERAWGVALRDGYGQTETSAQIGNTPGQPVKPGSMGRPLPGYSVVLVDPVTGAEITDEGVAGELCLPLASAPLGLMTGYQGDPERQAESMAGDRYHTGDVAFRDADGYYTFVGRGDEVFKSSDYRLSPFELESVLIEHPAVAEAAVVPSPDPLRLSVPKAYVVLAPGHAPDAETARSILAWARTRLAPYKRIRRLEFSDLPKTISGKIRRVELRDREQELHHAGPELPGSDTLAAPAAAAPAPARGEREFWEEDFPGLKDA from the coding sequence ATGGCACCGAGCACCACGGCTCCACGGGATTCCGCCGCGTACCGCGACTTCCGCGCCGCCCGCGACCACCTCCTGCGGCACCGCGGCGACCTGGAGGCAGCCCGGGACTTCCCGCGCCCTTCGGGCGAGTACTTCAACTGGGCCCTGGACTGGTGCGACGTGCAGGCCGAGGACAACCACGCGGTGGGCCTGCGCGTGGTCGACCTGGACGCGGACGGCTCGCTGCTCGGCGAGACCGCGCTGACCTTCGCCGAGCTGCGGGAGCGCTCCGACCGCACGGCCGGGTGGCTGCGCGCCCAGGGCGTGGCCCGGGGGGACCGGGTGCTGCTGCTGCTCGGCAACCGGGTGGCGCTGTGGGAGGTGATGCTCGCGGCGATCAAGCTGGGCGCGGTGGTCATCCCGGCCAGCACCCTGCTCTCCCCGCACGACCTGGCCGACCGGCTGGACCGCGGCCGGGTGCGGCATGTGATCGCCGAGTCCCCGCTCACCCCCGGCTTCGCCGGCCAGGAGGGCGACTGGAGCCGGATCGCGGTCGGCGAACCCGTCCCCGGTTGGCTCGACTACGCCGAGGCAGCGGGCTTCAGTGCTGACTTCACGCCGAACGGGCCCACCCGGGCCGAGGATCCGCTGCTGCTGTACTTCACCTCCGGCACCACCAGCCGGCCCAAGCTGGTGGAGCACACCCACCGCTCGTACCCGGTGGGCCACCTGTCCACCATGTACTGGATCGGGCTGCGCCCGGGGGACGTCCACCTCAACGTCTCCTCGCCCGGCTGGGCCAAGCACGCCTGGAGCAACTTCTTCGCGCCCTGGAACGCCGGGGCCGAGATCCTGATTGTCAATCAGCCCCGGTTCTCCGCAGGGCCGTTGCTCGACGCCCTGGTCCGCTGCCAGGTCACCTCGTTCTGCGCGCCGCCCACGGTGTGGCGGATGCTGCTGCTGGAGGACCTGACCCGGTGGCAGCCGCCGCTGCGCGAACTCGTCGGAGCCGGCGAGCCGTTGAACCCGGAGGTGGTGCAACGGATCGAGCGGGCCTGGGGGGTGGCCCTGCGGGACGGCTACGGGCAGACCGAGACCAGCGCGCAGATCGGCAACACGCCGGGCCAGCCGGTCAAGCCGGGCTCCATGGGCCGCCCGCTGCCCGGCTACAGCGTGGTCCTGGTGGACCCGGTGACCGGCGCCGAGATCACCGACGAGGGGGTCGCGGGCGAGTTGTGCCTGCCCCTGGCGAGCGCGCCGCTGGGCCTGATGACCGGCTACCAGGGCGACCCCGAGCGCCAGGCCGAGTCCATGGCCGGCGACCGCTACCACACCGGGGACGTGGCCTTCCGCGACGCCGACGGCTACTACACCTTCGTGGGCCGGGGCGACGAGGTGTTCAAGAGCAGCGACTACCGGCTTTCGCCCTTCGAGCTGGAGAGCGTGCTGATCGAGCACCCGGCGGTGGCCGAGGCCGCGGTCGTCCCCTCCCCCGATCCGCTGCGGCTCTCCGTGCCCAAGGCGTACGTCGTGCTGGCCCCGGGCCACGCGCCCGACGCCGAGACCGCCCGCTCCATCCTCGCCTGGGCCCGCACCCGGCTCGCCCCCTACAAGCGCATCCGCCGCCTGGAATTCTCCGACCTCCCCAAGACCATCTCCGGCAAGATCCGCCGCGTCGAACTACGGGACCGCGAACAGGAGTTGCACCACGCCGGGCCCGAACTCCCCGGCTCCGACACCCTTGCGGCCCCCGCCGCCGCGGCCCCGGCCCCGGCCCGGGGCGAACGGGAGTTCTGGGAGGAGGACTTCCCCGGCCTCAAGGACGCCTGA
- a CDS encoding alpha/beta hydrolase encodes MSKEQRARIDAMVRQPRPDGPQSVEAIRAGFRAMMAEVAVPDGLRTTPTTLGDRPTLYVEPGGRTRTGGTILYFHGGGFVFGSPETAMSLTGNLVARTGFRAYSPDYRLAPEHPFPAAVEDTLSAYRALLDSGEDPAAIAFAGDSAGGGLSVTTCLAAREAGLPMPAAIVAFSPGLDATRTGESMDAKAGVDPFFTRESLGHTGAMYLAGADPYQPMLSPAVLADLTGFPPMLLQAGGNEMLLDDSTRLAARARAAGVDVILDVTADVPHVFQAFAGVLDEADQALDRAALFLTQHVRVPGAEPVRRP; translated from the coding sequence ATGAGCAAGGAACAGCGCGCGCGGATCGACGCGATGGTGCGGCAGCCCCGGCCCGACGGCCCCCAGTCGGTCGAGGCGATCCGGGCCGGATTCCGGGCGATGATGGCCGAGGTGGCCGTCCCGGACGGCCTGCGCACCACGCCGACGACGCTCGGCGACCGGCCGACGCTGTACGTCGAGCCGGGCGGCCGGACGCGCACCGGCGGGACGATCCTGTACTTCCACGGCGGCGGCTTCGTCTTCGGCTCCCCGGAGACGGCGATGTCGCTGACCGGGAACCTGGTGGCCAGGACCGGGTTCCGGGCGTACTCGCCGGACTACCGGCTCGCCCCCGAGCATCCGTTCCCGGCCGCCGTCGAGGACACGCTGAGCGCCTACCGCGCCCTCCTCGACAGCGGCGAGGACCCCGCGGCCATCGCCTTCGCCGGCGACTCCGCCGGCGGCGGGCTCAGCGTCACCACCTGCCTCGCCGCCCGCGAGGCGGGCCTGCCGATGCCCGCCGCGATCGTGGCCTTCTCGCCCGGCCTGGACGCCACCCGAACGGGTGAGTCCATGGACGCCAAGGCGGGCGTCGATCCGTTCTTCACCCGCGAGAGCCTGGGGCACACCGGGGCCATGTACCTGGCCGGAGCCGACCCGTACCAGCCCATGCTCAGCCCCGCCGTCCTCGCCGACCTGACCGGCTTCCCGCCGATGCTGCTCCAGGCGGGCGGCAACGAGATGCTGCTGGACGACTCCACCCGCCTGGCCGCCCGCGCCCGGGCCGCCGGGGTGGACGTGATCCTCGACGTCACCGCCGACGTGCCCCACGTGTTCCAGGCCTTCGCCGGTGTCCTCGACGAGGCCGACCAGGCACTGGACCGGGCGGCCCTCTTCCTCACGCAGCACGTCCGGGTGCCCGGCGCAGAACCCGTCAGGCGTCCTTGA
- a CDS encoding MarR family winged helix-turn-helix transcriptional regulator, translated as MASKVSGETDDLPGFFADLVRCETRLYNALNDRLRERHGIVTSQFEFLRHLRDHPGARVADLAAEFAIGIGATSKGIDRLERQGWVARTPNPADRRSSLLELTDEGVQLADAAEATFTERLAELITGALRTSPVAAAAQTLSELRTFLEREQIGTPTG; from the coding sequence ATGGCATCCAAAGTGAGCGGTGAGACGGACGACCTCCCGGGCTTCTTCGCTGACCTCGTCCGATGCGAGACGCGTCTGTACAACGCCCTCAACGACCGCCTGCGCGAGCGGCACGGGATCGTCACCTCGCAGTTCGAGTTCCTGCGCCACCTCCGCGACCACCCCGGAGCCCGGGTGGCGGATCTGGCGGCCGAGTTCGCCATCGGCATCGGGGCCACCAGCAAGGGCATCGACCGGCTGGAGCGGCAGGGCTGGGTCGCCCGCACGCCGAACCCGGCGGACCGCCGGTCGTCCCTTCTCGAACTGACCGACGAAGGCGTGCAGTTGGCCGACGCGGCGGAGGCGACCTTCACCGAGCGGCTGGCCGAGCTGATCACCGGCGCACTCCGGACGTCCCCCGTGGCGGCCGCCGCACAGACCCTCTCCGAGCTGCGCACCTTCCTGGAGCGCGAGCAGATCGGCACGCCCACCGGCTGA
- a CDS encoding ATP-grasp domain-containing protein, with protein MNDPLRIWLNRTYAENAFFVALLRENADQVDVEVHATHVDPDSPVLRAADVSSLEPDQLSPAAYVEFALDYCTRHRIDLFLPRLHQQAVAAQRAEFAAAGTTVVSPPSSAIELFSDKATAYEALAAAGLPVPPWWRVRDSAALLAAVEEIEADGGTPCLKPVTGAGGEGFRMLSRKPFSLARLAGSPSWSVGLDQVLEALDRAAELTPGVPPVDWLVMPHLAGPEVSVDCLVDPEGRLRGAIGRTKEGRRRGFTLDPAYLAPAAELAEGFCLSYLTNIQFRHHRGVPVLLDINTRPSGGLHQLSRCGVNFPWAAVQLALGREPVGLDSPVLGGDYTLISTPYPALAPIAVPAPAAAAFVQEPEPGHALPIPAPRVPVVDLAPEAPAALA; from the coding sequence TTGAACGACCCGCTGCGCATCTGGCTGAACCGTACCTACGCCGAGAACGCCTTCTTCGTCGCCCTGTTGCGCGAGAACGCCGACCAGGTCGACGTCGAGGTGCATGCCACCCACGTCGATCCCGACTCCCCGGTCCTGCGCGCAGCGGACGTCTCCTCCCTCGAACCGGACCAGCTCTCGCCCGCCGCCTACGTCGAGTTCGCGCTGGACTACTGCACCCGGCACCGGATCGACCTGTTCCTGCCGCGACTGCACCAGCAGGCGGTGGCCGCACAGCGCGCGGAGTTCGCGGCGGCGGGCACGACCGTGGTCAGCCCGCCCAGTTCGGCGATCGAGCTGTTCAGCGACAAGGCCACCGCCTACGAGGCGCTGGCGGCGGCCGGCCTGCCGGTGCCGCCGTGGTGGCGGGTGCGCGACTCGGCAGCGCTGCTGGCGGCGGTGGAGGAGATCGAGGCGGACGGCGGCACGCCCTGCCTGAAGCCGGTGACCGGCGCGGGCGGCGAGGGCTTCCGGATGCTCTCCCGCAAGCCCTTCTCGCTGGCCCGGCTGGCCGGTTCGCCCAGTTGGAGCGTCGGCCTGGACCAGGTGCTGGAAGCGCTCGACCGGGCCGCCGAACTCACCCCGGGCGTACCGCCGGTGGACTGGCTGGTGATGCCGCACCTGGCCGGGCCCGAGGTGTCGGTGGACTGCCTGGTCGACCCCGAGGGCAGGCTGCGCGGGGCGATCGGCCGCACCAAGGAGGGCCGCCGCCGGGGCTTCACCCTGGATCCGGCCTATCTGGCCCCGGCCGCCGAGCTGGCCGAGGGCTTCTGCCTGAGCTATCTGACGAACATTCAGTTCCGGCACCACCGGGGCGTTCCGGTGCTGCTTGACATCAACACCCGGCCGTCCGGCGGGCTGCACCAGCTCTCCCGCTGCGGGGTCAACTTCCCTTGGGCCGCCGTGCAGTTGGCGCTCGGGCGGGAGCCGGTCGGGCTGGACTCGCCGGTCCTCGGCGGGGACTACACGCTCATCTCCACCCCCTACCCGGCGCTCGCGCCGATCGCCGTCCCGGCCCCGGCCGCTGCGGCTTTCGTCCAGGAGCCGGAGCCGGGGCACGCGTTGCCGATACCGGCACCGCGCGTCCCGGTCGTCGACCTCGCGCCGGAGGCGCCCGCCGCACTGGCCTGA
- a CDS encoding alpha/beta hydrolase, translating into MNDVMEKSATVGYGPSGKLLDVHRPHGRPTGTVLLWHGRGKDERDVLASLAGQAAALGLLVLVPDWRSDEPDGGWTHLHESVDFLRARAADWGGDPDRAVLAGWSLGARAAMATALRPARDGWRPAAVVGLAGNYLTSSDVRMGPAAIDDIAVTRQAPVPLWLHHGTADAVVDVRSAREFTPFARACGWPVSYTESQGDHAGVVLAEYDPGLGRCRPATAEHAVRAGRTTADLLAEAAAGC; encoded by the coding sequence ATGAACGACGTGATGGAGAAGTCAGCCACGGTCGGCTACGGGCCCAGCGGCAAGCTGTTGGACGTGCACCGCCCGCACGGCCGCCCCACCGGGACGGTGCTGCTCTGGCACGGTCGCGGCAAGGACGAACGGGACGTCCTCGCGTCGCTCGCCGGGCAGGCCGCCGCGCTGGGGCTGCTGGTGCTGGTGCCCGACTGGCGCTCGGACGAGCCCGACGGCGGCTGGACCCACCTGCACGAGTCCGTGGACTTCCTGCGCGCCCGCGCCGCCGACTGGGGCGGCGATCCCGACCGCGCCGTCCTCGCCGGATGGTCCCTCGGCGCCCGGGCGGCGATGGCCACGGCGCTGCGCCCGGCGCGGGACGGCTGGCGTCCGGCGGCGGTCGTCGGCCTCGCCGGAAACTACCTGACCTCCTCGGACGTCCGGATGGGCCCTGCCGCGATCGACGACATCGCCGTCACCCGGCAGGCGCCGGTGCCGCTGTGGCTGCACCACGGGACGGCCGACGCCGTCGTGGACGTACGCTCCGCGCGGGAGTTCACGCCGTTCGCCCGGGCCTGCGGCTGGCCGGTCAGCTACACCGAATCCCAGGGCGACCACGCCGGGGTCGTCCTGGCCGAGTACGACCCCGGGCTCGGGCGCTGCCGCCCGGCCACCGCCGAGCACGCCGTCCGGGCCGGACGCACGACGGCCGACCTGCTGGCCGAGGCCGCCGCCGGCTGCTGA
- a CDS encoding G1 family glutamic endopeptidase: MSQRTPARLLAIATGIITAAALAAPAAHAAQPGPAAHHRHAAQVSASLARRESHNLRLRHRTRRNDTVTSGNWSGYAATGSSGSYTSVTSSWVQPSVSCGSQDTYSSFWVGLDGYDNSALEQTGTEADCINGQAQYGAWWEVLPASESPWSVDVEPGDQMTATVTDNGDGTFTMTLSDGTQGWNQTTTQQGSSGYQDSSAEVIAEATQVDGQIADLSDFGTVDFTGSDADGNALDSYAPTGIVMQNQDSGDTTAQPGAISDGSFADTWENAE, encoded by the coding sequence ATGTCCCAGAGAACCCCTGCCCGCCTGCTCGCCATAGCCACCGGCATCATCACCGCCGCCGCCCTGGCGGCACCCGCCGCGCACGCCGCCCAGCCCGGCCCCGCCGCGCACCACCGGCACGCCGCCCAGGTCAGCGCCTCGCTGGCGCGCCGCGAGAGTCACAACCTACGCCTGCGGCACCGGACGAGGAGGAACGACACCGTCACCTCCGGCAACTGGTCCGGCTACGCGGCCACCGGCTCGTCCGGCAGCTACACCTCCGTCACCTCCTCCTGGGTGCAGCCCTCGGTGAGCTGCGGCTCCCAGGACACCTACTCCTCCTTCTGGGTCGGCCTGGACGGCTACGACAACTCCGCCCTGGAGCAGACCGGGACCGAGGCCGACTGCATCAACGGCCAGGCCCAGTACGGCGCCTGGTGGGAGGTGCTGCCCGCGTCCGAGTCGCCGTGGTCGGTGGACGTCGAGCCCGGCGACCAGATGACCGCCACCGTCACCGACAACGGCGACGGCACCTTCACCATGACGCTGTCCGACGGCACCCAGGGCTGGAACCAGACCACCACCCAACAGGGCTCCTCCGGCTACCAGGACAGCTCGGCCGAGGTCATCGCCGAGGCCACGCAGGTCGACGGCCAGATCGCCGACCTGTCCGACTTCGGCACGGTCGACTTCACCGGCTCCGACGCCGACGGCAACGCCCTGGACAGCTACGCGCCCACCGGCATCGTCATGCAGAACCAGGACAGCGGCGACACCACCGCCCAGCCCGGCGCGATCTCCGACGGCTCCTTCGCCGACACCTGGGAGAACGCCGAATGA
- a CDS encoding SAM-dependent methyltransferase translates to MTGKPQDSLLPISDETVEPDLRFDPDVASPARMYDYYLGGKDNYAADRAVADTMIATHPVVLAGARGNRRFMVRAVEALAQAGVRQFIDIGAGIPTSPNTHEVAQRSHPGARVVYVDNDPVVLAHTRALRSAPGVVAIEGDVREPEAILADPQLTDHIDFSQPVGLLLVAVLHFIRHDEYPEELVDRLVRPLVPGSHLVVSSGSSEGHSPEAVARFEATYQKSSSPLVLHSRADVARWLSGFELLDPGITSIFKWRADEEIPGDLSWLGAAGRLPQR, encoded by the coding sequence ATGACCGGCAAGCCGCAGGATTCGTTGTTGCCGATATCGGACGAGACGGTCGAACCCGACCTGCGCTTCGATCCCGACGTCGCCAGCCCCGCCCGGATGTACGACTACTACCTGGGCGGGAAGGACAACTACGCGGCGGACCGGGCGGTCGCCGACACCATGATCGCCACGCACCCGGTGGTGCTGGCCGGGGCCCGGGGGAACCGCCGGTTCATGGTGCGCGCGGTGGAGGCGCTGGCCCAGGCCGGGGTGCGGCAGTTCATCGACATCGGCGCGGGCATCCCCACCTCGCCCAACACCCACGAGGTCGCCCAGCGGTCCCACCCGGGCGCGAGAGTGGTCTACGTCGACAACGACCCGGTCGTCCTGGCCCACACCCGGGCGCTGCGGTCCGCGCCCGGGGTGGTGGCCATCGAGGGCGACGTGCGCGAGCCGGAGGCCATCCTGGCCGATCCGCAGCTCACCGACCACATCGACTTCTCCCAGCCGGTCGGCCTGCTGCTGGTGGCGGTGCTGCACTTCATCCGGCACGACGAGTACCCGGAGGAGCTGGTCGACCGGCTGGTCCGGCCGCTCGTGCCCGGCAGCCACCTGGTGGTCTCCAGCGGCTCCTCCGAGGGCCACAGCCCGGAGGCGGTGGCCCGGTTCGAGGCCACCTACCAGAAGTCCAGCTCGCCGCTGGTGCTGCACTCCCGCGCCGACGTGGCCCGCTGGCTGAGCGGCTTCGAACTGCTCGACCCGGGCATCACCTCCATCTTCAAGTGGCGTGCGGACGAGGAGATCCCGGGCGACCTCAGCTGGCTGGGCGCGGCAGGCCGCCTGCCGCAGCGCTGA
- a CDS encoding STM4011 family radical SAM protein, with the protein MDLTILYRGPLASCDYDCPYCPFAKRRDSREQLTADREALARFAGWAADRHGDRLSLLFTPWGEGLTRSWYRRTLAELSRLPHVKRVAVQTNLSHRTAWVEHADPRTLALWTTYHPGQVGHDRFLGKCRELDARAVRYSVGVVGDPQHLEAARRMRAALPDHVYLWINAQEGRGYTDAEAEQWTALDPLFDYSRRPHASAGRPCRTGESVVSVDGEGTVRRCHFVKEPLGNLYDGSYRAALRPRPCPLAVCDCHIGYVHLESLPLYDVFAGGVLERIPQAWPERRPGGLPVVSAAAGGLPRPAS; encoded by the coding sequence ATGGATCTGACCATCCTCTACCGGGGTCCGCTCGCCTCCTGCGACTACGACTGCCCGTACTGCCCCTTCGCCAAGCGCCGCGACAGCCGGGAGCAGCTCACCGCCGACCGGGAGGCGCTGGCGCGCTTCGCCGGCTGGGCCGCCGACCGGCACGGCGACCGGCTCTCACTGCTGTTCACCCCTTGGGGCGAGGGCCTGACCCGCTCCTGGTACCGGCGGACGCTGGCGGAGCTGAGCAGGCTCCCGCACGTCAAGCGGGTGGCCGTGCAGACCAATCTGAGTCACCGGACCGCCTGGGTCGAGCACGCCGACCCGCGCACGCTGGCGCTGTGGACCACCTACCACCCCGGCCAGGTCGGCCACGACCGGTTCCTCGGCAAGTGCCGCGAGCTGGACGCCCGCGCGGTCCGCTACAGCGTCGGCGTGGTCGGCGACCCGCAGCACCTGGAGGCGGCCCGGCGGATGAGGGCGGCGCTGCCGGACCACGTCTACCTGTGGATCAACGCGCAGGAGGGGCGCGGCTACACCGACGCCGAGGCCGAGCAGTGGACCGCGCTCGATCCGCTGTTCGACTACAGCCGCCGCCCGCACGCCAGCGCGGGCCGCCCGTGCCGCACCGGCGAGTCCGTCGTCTCCGTGGACGGCGAGGGCACGGTGCGCCGCTGTCACTTCGTCAAGGAGCCCCTCGGCAACCTGTACGACGGCAGCTACCGCGCGGCGCTGCGCCCCCGGCCGTGCCCGCTGGCGGTGTGCGACTGCCACATCGGCTATGTGCACCTGGAGTCGCTGCCGCTGTACGACGTCTTCGCGGGCGGGGTGCTGGAGCGGATACCGCAGGCGTGGCCGGAGCGGCGGCCGGGCGGCCTGCCGGTGGTCAGCGCTGCGGCAGGCGGCCTGCCGCGCCCAGCCAGCTGA
- a CDS encoding STM4012 family radical SAM protein, with translation MSAMSTAALSPADGPDTGIGTGPGPAAEPYRSPYQSYVYAYPHKTAYRPLQPRPRLAELWAQEPKQALSFYAHIPFCEVRCGFCNLFTRIGAPDGLTTAYLDALDRQAARVAAAVGAEARFAQAAFGGGTPTFLTAAELERLCDIVETRMGADLRAIPLSVEASPSTSTRDRMAVLAERGTTRLSLGVQSFVEHEARAAVRPQRRADVETAIGLVRDARIPVLNLDLIYGIDGQTEASWRYSLDAALAWEPEELYLYPLYVRPLTGLARREQADAARESATAAPTADAPTADGPAAADPEWDARRLALYRSGRDQLLAAGYEQVSMRMFRRAASPQAGGTEYCCQTDGMIGLGCGARSYTHALHYSFDYAVSMTEIRGIVDDYVARPAEDFDRAEVGWAMDAQEARRRHLIQSLLQNEGLDTAGYRERFGTSAAEDFAAELERLHDLGWLDDAVTVPGRLRLTPEGLAHSDAVGPAFFSSRAATAMAAYQAR, from the coding sequence ATGAGCGCCATGAGCACCGCCGCCCTGTCCCCGGCCGACGGCCCCGACACCGGCATCGGTACCGGACCGGGCCCGGCCGCCGAGCCGTACCGGAGCCCCTACCAGAGCTACGTCTACGCCTATCCGCACAAGACGGCGTACCGCCCGCTGCAGCCCCGGCCGCGCCTGGCCGAGCTGTGGGCGCAGGAGCCCAAGCAGGCGCTGTCGTTCTACGCGCACATCCCCTTCTGCGAGGTGCGCTGCGGTTTCTGCAACCTGTTCACCCGCATCGGCGCCCCGGACGGCCTGACCACCGCCTACCTGGACGCGCTCGACCGGCAGGCCGCCCGGGTGGCCGCGGCGGTCGGCGCGGAGGCGCGGTTCGCGCAGGCCGCGTTCGGCGGCGGTACGCCCACCTTCCTCACCGCCGCCGAGCTGGAGCGCCTCTGCGACATCGTCGAGACCCGGATGGGCGCCGACCTGCGGGCCATTCCGCTGTCGGTCGAGGCGTCCCCGTCCACCAGCACCAGGGACCGGATGGCGGTGCTGGCCGAACGCGGGACCACCCGGCTCAGCCTGGGCGTGCAGAGCTTCGTGGAGCACGAGGCCCGGGCCGCCGTGCGTCCGCAGCGCCGGGCGGACGTCGAGACCGCCATCGGCCTGGTCCGCGACGCCCGGATACCGGTGCTCAACCTCGACCTGATCTACGGCATCGACGGCCAGACCGAGGCCAGTTGGCGCTACTCGCTGGACGCCGCGCTCGCCTGGGAGCCGGAGGAGCTGTACCTCTACCCGCTCTACGTCCGCCCGCTGACCGGTCTGGCCCGGCGCGAACAAGCCGACGCCGCACGGGAGTCCGCCACGGCCGCACCGACCGCTGACGCACCGACCGCTGACGGACCGGCCGCCGCCGATCCGGAGTGGGACGCCCGGCGGCTCGCCCTCTACCGCAGCGGCCGCGACCAGCTGCTGGCCGCCGGCTACGAGCAGGTGTCCATGCGGATGTTCCGGCGCGCCGCCTCGCCGCAGGCCGGGGGCACCGAGTACTGCTGCCAGACCGACGGCATGATCGGCCTGGGCTGCGGCGCCCGCTCCTACACCCACGCCCTGCACTACTCCTTCGACTACGCGGTCTCCATGACCGAGATCCGCGGCATCGTCGACGACTACGTCGCCCGCCCCGCCGAGGACTTCGACCGGGCCGAGGTCGGTTGGGCCATGGACGCGCAGGAGGCCCGGCGGCGACACCTGATCCAGTCGCTGCTGCAGAACGAGGGCCTGGACACCGCCGGCTACCGGGAGCGCTTCGGCACCTCGGCGGCCGAGGACTTCGCCGCCGAGCTGGAGCGCCTGCACGACCTCGGCTGGCTGGACGACGCGGTGACCGTGCCCGGGCGGCTGCGGCTGACGCCCGAGGGGCTGGCGCACTCCGACGCGGTGGGGCCCGCGTTCTTCTCCTCCCGGGCCGCCACCGCCATGGCCGCCTACCAGGCCAGGTGA
- a CDS encoding STM4013/SEN3800 family hydrolase has protein sequence MRSIVGTHDILMVTLDTLRYDVAVELAEAGRTPNLAAVLPGGRWERRHTPGSFTYAAHQAILAGFLPTPAEPGGPHPRLFAASFAGSESTAGTTFVYDTPDLVSGLAAVGYRTVCVGGVGFFNKQGPLGSVLPGLFQESHWAPELGVTSPTSFEAQVAVAEQVCAEQPAGQPLFLFLNVSALHQPNWFHLPGATREHGDDRASHAAALEYVDRHLPRLFAVMRRRRPCFAVVCADHGTAYGEDGYTGHRIGHEVVWTVPYAQFTLPAAEEGPA, from the coding sequence ATGCGGTCGATCGTCGGCACCCACGACATCCTCATGGTCACCCTGGACACCCTGCGCTACGACGTCGCCGTCGAGCTGGCCGAGGCCGGACGGACGCCGAACCTGGCCGCCGTCCTGCCCGGGGGCCGCTGGGAGCGGCGGCACACCCCCGGCAGCTTCACCTACGCCGCCCACCAGGCGATCCTCGCCGGATTCCTGCCGACCCCGGCCGAGCCAGGCGGCCCGCACCCACGGCTGTTCGCAGCGAGCTTCGCGGGCAGCGAGAGCACGGCGGGGACCACCTTCGTCTACGACACCCCCGACCTGGTCTCCGGGCTGGCCGCCGTCGGCTACCGCACGGTCTGCGTCGGCGGCGTCGGCTTCTTCAACAAGCAGGGCCCGCTCGGGTCCGTGCTGCCCGGCCTGTTCCAGGAGAGCCACTGGGCACCGGAGCTGGGCGTCACCTCGCCGACGTCGTTCGAAGCGCAGGTGGCGGTGGCCGAGCAGGTCTGCGCCGAGCAGCCCGCCGGACAGCCGCTGTTCCTCTTCCTCAACGTCTCGGCGCTGCACCAGCCGAACTGGTTCCACCTGCCCGGCGCCACCCGCGAGCACGGGGACGACCGGGCGTCGCACGCGGCCGCGCTGGAGTACGTCGACCGGCACCTGCCGCGGCTGTTCGCGGTGATGCGGCGCAGGCGTCCGTGCTTCGCCGTCGTCTGCGCCGACCACGGCACGGCCTACGGCGAGGACGGCTACACCGGGCACCGCATCGGCCACGAGGTCGTCTGGACCGTCCCCTACGCGCAGTTCACGCTGCCCGCCGCCGAAGAAGGTCCCGCATGA